One stretch of Hevea brasiliensis isolate MT/VB/25A 57/8 chromosome 12, ASM3005281v1, whole genome shotgun sequence DNA includes these proteins:
- the LOC110633785 gene encoding probable beta-D-xylosidase 7 yields the protein MKMKIQSLCIILLFILAETSQPPFSCDSSNPSTKSYPFCQTSLPISQRVQDLVFRLTLDEKISQLVDTAPAIPRLGIPAYEWWSEALHGVAFLPEVSQRQGIHFNGTIASATSFPQVILTAASFDAYLWYRIGQVTGKEARAIYNAGQAIGMTFWAPNINIFRDPRWGRGQETPGEDPLVTGRYAVSFVRGVQGDSFQGGALGEHLQASACCKHFTAYDLDKWNGTNRFIFNAQVTLQDLADTYQPPFRSCIQEGKASGIMCAYNQVNGVPNCADYNLLSKTARGQWGFQGYITSDCDAVSIIYDDQGYAKSPEDAVADVLKAGMDVNCGNYLKNYTKSAVEKKKLTESDVDRALHNLFSIRMRLGLFNGNPAPLPYGNIGPNQVCSQKHQDLALEAARDGIVLLKNSNQLLPLSKLKTRSLAIIGPNADNSTILLGNYAGPPCKTVTPLQGLKGYIKNTRYHPGCSTVACSSAAIDQAVKMAKGADQVVLVMGLDQTQEREEQDRVDLVLPGNQQKLITSVAQAAKKPVVLVLLCGGPVDTSFAKYDKDIGSILWAGYPGEAGGIALAEIIFGDHNPGGRLPMTWYPQEFTKVPMTDMRMRSQPSSGYPGRTYRFYKGKKVFEFGYGLSYSNYTYEFVSATQNNIYLRSLGDKIVENSNPISYKTISELGAELCEKSKFSVIVRVKNQGKMSGKHPVLLFVKQPKLGEGRPMKKLVGFQSVKLNAGENGEIEYKISPCEHLSRANEEGLMVIDEGSQFLLVGDREYPINITV from the exons ATGAAAATGAAGATTCAAAGCCTCTGTATAATCCTCCTCTTCATCTTAGCTGAGACATCTCAGCCACCATTCTCGTGTGATTCGTCGAACCCATCAACAAAATCCTACCCCTTTTGCCAAACCTCACTCCCCATAAGCCAAAGAGTCCAAGACCTTGTCTTTAGGCTCACATTGGATGAGAAAATCTCCCAACTTGTTGACACTGCACCTGCTATTCCCAGGCTCGGCATCCCTGCCTATGAGTGGTGGTCTGAAGCATTACACGGTGTTGCCTTCCTTCCAGAAGTCAGCCAAAGGCAAGGCATCCATTTCAATGGCACCATCGCGTCCGCCACTAGCTTCCCTCAAGTCATTCTGACTGCTGCCTCATTTGATGCCTATCTTTGGTATCGCATTGGTCAA GTGACTGGAAAAGAAGCTAGAGCCATATATAATGCTGGACAAGCTATTGGCATGACGTTTTGGGCACCAAACATCAATATATTTAGGGATCCAAGATGGGGGAGAGGGCAAGAGACACCTGGAGAAGATCCATTGGTTACAGGAAGGTATGCAGTGTCATTTGTGAGAGGCGTTCAAGGGGACTCTTTTCAAGGAGGGGCTCTTGGGGAGCATCTTCAGGCATCAGCTTGTTGCAAGCATTTTACTGCTTATGATTTGGACAAGTGGAATGGCACTAATAGATTCATCTTTAATGCTCAA GTCACATTGCAAGACTTAGCTGATACATATCAACCTCCATTTCGAAGTTGCATACAAGAAGGAAAAGCTAGTGGGATAATGTGTGCTTATAATCAAGTCAATGGAGTCCCAAATTGTGCGGATTACAATCTGTTATCTAAGACTGCTAGAGGACAGTGGGGATTCCAAGG gTACATCACATCTGACTGTGATGCGGTCTCCATTATCTATGATGATCAGGGATATGCTAAATCACCAGAAGATGCGGTTGCAGATGTGCTTAAAGCGG GGATGGATGTCAACTGCGGTAATTATCTAAAGAACTACACGAAATCAGCAGTAGAAAAGAAGAAACTGACAGAATCTGATGTAGACAGAGCACTTCACAACCTCTTCTCCATTAGGATGAGGCTGGGACTATTCAATGGCAATCCAGCTCCACTACCTTATGGTAACATTGGTCCAAACCAAGTTTGTTCTCAAAAGCATCAGGATCTGGCCCTTGAAGCAGCTCGAGATGGCATTGTCTTGCTGAAGAACTCTAATCAGCTTCTCCCTCTTTCAAAATTAAAAACAAGATCCCTTGCAATTATTGGCCCTAATGCTGATAATTCAACAATTCTTCTTGGAAATTATGCAGGTCCCCCGTGCAAAACCGTTACACCATTGCAAGGATTGAAGGGTTATATTAAGAACACTAGGTATCACCCAGGTTGCAGCACAGTTGCATGTTCCTCAGCTGCGATTGACCAAGCGGTAAAAATGGCGAAAGGGGCAGACCAAGTGGTATTGGTTATGGGGCTTGATCAAACTCAAGAAAGGGAAGAACAGGATCGCGTTGACCTGGTACTCCCTGGAAATCAGCAGAAGTTGATAACCAGTGTTGCACAAGCTGCAAAGAAACCTGTTGTTCTGGTGCTGCTTTGTGGAGGACCAGTAGACACATCTTTCGCCAAATATGATAAGGACATTGGAAGCATTTTGTGGGCTGGTTATCCAGGTGAAGCTGGAGGAATTGCACTTGCAGAAATCATTTTTGGTGATCACAACCCAG GAGGGAGATTACCAATGACTTGGTATCCTCAAGAGTTCACCAAGGTACCAATGACAGACATGAGGATGCGGTCTCAACCATCTTCAGGCTATCCTGGCCGCACTTACAGATTCTACAAAGGCAAAAAGGTTTTTGAATTTGGTTACGGTCTAAGTTACTCAAACTATACTTATGAGTTTGTCTCTGCTACACAAAACAATATCTACTTGAGATCATTAGGTGACAAAATTGTTGAAAACTCAAACCCCATAAGTTACAAGACAATTTCAGAGTTAGGGGCAGAACTCTGTGAAAAAAGCAAGTTTTCTGTTATTGTGAGAGTTAAAAACCAGGGAAAGATGTCAGGCAAGCATCCAGTATTGTTGTTTGTGAAGCAACCAAAGCTTGGAGAAGGGAGGCCAATGAAAAAGTTGGTTGGATTCCAAAGTGTGAAACTTAATGCAGGGGAGAACGGTGAAATTGAATATAAGATAAGCCCCTGTGAGCACCTAAGCAGAGCTAATGAAGAAGGTTTAATGGTGATTGATGAAGGGTCTCAATTCTTGCTTGTTGGAGATAGAGAGTATCCAATTAATATAACAGTTTGA
- the LOC110633768 gene encoding probable beta-D-xylosidase 7 produces the protein MNEKMKLIILIVTVFINITSLVHLVESVSPPFACDLSNPSTKLYPFCSNTLSISQRVQDLISRLTLDEKIAQLVNTAPPIPRLGIPSYQWWDEALHGVAYVGNTTYGINFNGTIRSATSFPQVILTAASFNPQIWFRIGQVIGKEARALYNAGQATGLTFWAPNINIFRDPRWGRGQETPGEDPLVTGKYAMLFVRGVQGDSFEGGKLGEHLQASACCKHFTAYDLDNWKGVNRFVFDAHVTLQDLADTFQPPFHSCIEEGKASGIMCAYNLVNGVPNCADYNLLSKTARGKWGFQGYIVSDCDSVALLHDEQGYAKSPEDAIADVLKAGMDVDCGNYMLNHTKSAIKQKKLAESEIDRALGNLFSVRMRLGLFNGNPLKLPYGNIGPDQVCSKEHQDLALEAAREGIVLLKNSVKLLPLGKSKTRSLAVIGHNADEPHTLLGNYEGPPCNIVTPLQALHSYVKNVRHHRGCGTAGCTSASIDKAVKIAKLVDYVVLIMGLDQTQEREGLDRLDLVLPGKQQKLITEVAKAAKKPVVLVILSGGPIDISFAKNNNNIASILWAGYPGEAGGTALAEIIFGDYNPGGRLPVTWYPQDFTKVPMTDMRMRPEPSSGYPGRSYRFYEGKKVFEFGYGLSYSNYSYKFISVAKNNIYFYKRKSNPNSYILVSELGTKLCEKSKFWVTIGVENIGTMAGKHPVLFFVKQAKLGNGKALKQLVAFQSVKLNAKAKAEIKYELNPCEHLSTANEDGSMVIDDGLYYLIVGSEEYPISVIVV, from the exons ATGAATGAAAAGATGAAACTTATAATCCTCATAGTTACAGTCTTCATTAACATTACTTCACTGGTTCACTTGGTTGAGTCAGTTTCACCTCCATTCGCATGCGACTTGTCTAACCCATCAACAAAACTCTATCCTTTTTGCAGTAACACATTATCCATAAGCCAAAGGGTCCAAGACCTTATCTCTAGACTTACATTAGATGAAAAAATAGCCCAACTAGTTAACACAGCCCCTCCAATTCCTCGACTTGGCATTCCTAGCTACCAGTGGTGGGACGAAGCATTGCATGGTGTAGCCTACGTGGGCAATACAACCTATGGCATCAACTTCAATGGAACCATTCGGTCTGCCACCAGCTTCCCTCAGGTCATTCTCACAGCTGCTTCTTTCAATCCCCAGATCTGGTTTCGCATTGGTCAA GTGATTGGAAAAGAAGCTAGAGCACTGTACAATGCTGGACAAGCAACTGGACTCACATTTTGGGCACCGAATATTAATATATTCAGAGACCCAAGATGGGGTAGAGGCCAAGAGACACCAGGAGAAGATCCATTGGTTACAGGGAAGTATGCAATGTTGTTTGTGAGAGGAGTTCAAGGTGACTCTTTTGAAGGAGGGAAACTTGGGGAGCATCTTCAAGCTTCAGCTTGCTGTAAGCATTTCACTGCTTATGACCTGGATAATTGGAAGGGCGTGAATCGGTTTgtgtttgatgctcat GTCACGTTGCAGGATTTGGCGGATACTTTCCAGCCTCCATTTCATAGTTGCATAGAAGAAGGGAAAGCAAGTGGGATAATGTGCGCTTATAATCTCGTTAATGGAGTCCCAAATTGTGCAGATTATAATCTCTTGTCTAAGACAGCCAGAGGAAAGTGGGGTTTCCAGGG GTACATTGTATCAGACTGTGATTCTGTTGCTTTGCTGCATGACGAGCAAGGATATGCAAAATCACCAGAGGATGCGATCGCAGATGTCTTGAAAGCTG GAATGGATGTGGACTGCGGGAACTATATGTTGAACCACACCAAATCAGCAATAAAGCAGAAAAAATTGGCAGAATCAGAAATAGACAGAGCCCTTGGAAACCTCTTCTCTGTCAGGATGAGATTAGGCCTCTTCAATGGCAATCCATTAAAACTACCCTATGGAAATATTGGTCCAGACCAAGTCTGCTCAAAAGAGCATCAGGATCTAGCACTTGAGGCTGCCAGAGAGGGCATTGTCCTTCTAAAGAACTCTGTTAAACTCCTCCCACTTGGGAAATCAAAAACCAGGTCTCTTGCTGTTATAGGCCATAATGCTGACGAACCACACACCCTCCTAGGAAACTATGAAGGTCCGCCTTGCAATATTGTTACACCACTGCAAGCGTTGCATAGTTATGTTAAAAACGTAAGGCATCACCGTGGCTGTGGCACAGCTGGATGTACCTCAGCTTCTATAGACAAAGCTGTAAAAATTGCAAAATTGGTAGACTATGTGGTATTAATAATGGGATTGGATCAGACTCAAGAGAGGGAAGGTTTAGATCGCTTGGACTTGGTGCTTCCGGGGAAGCAACAGAAACTCATCACAGAAGTTGCAAAAGCTGCAAAGAAGCCTGTGGTTTTGGTTATTCTTTCTGGAGGTCCAATAGACATATCTTTTGCCAAAAATAATAACAACATTGCTAGCATTCTGTGGGCAGGTTATCCAGGAGAAGCTGGGGGCACTGCACTGGCAGAAATCATATTCGGTGACTATAATCCAG GAGGGAGATTACCAGTGACATGGTATCCTCAAGATTTTACCAAAGTGCCAATGACAGACATGAGAATGCGTCCTGAACCATCTTCGGGTTATCCTGGGCGCAGCTACAGATTCTATGAAGGCAAAAAGGTTTTCGAATTTGGTTATGGTCTCAGCTACTCAAACTATTCTTACAAGTTCATTTCTGTTGCCAAAAACAATATCTATTTTTACAAAAGAAAATCAAATCCCAACAGCTACATATTAGTTTCAGAGTTAGGTACAAAACTCTGTGAAAAGAGCAAGTTCTGGGTTACCATTGGAGTTGAAAACATTGGGACGATGGCAGGTAAGCATCCAGTGTTGTTTTTTGTGAAACAGGCAAAGCTTGGAAATGGGAAGGCACTGAAACAGTTGGTTGCTTTCCAAAGTGTGAAGTTGAATGCTAAGGCGAAGGCTGAAATAAAATATGAGCTTAATCCTTGTGAGCATCTCAGTACAGCTAATGAAGATGGTTCAATGGTAATAGATGACGGGCTGTATTACCTGATCGTTGGATCTGAAGAGTATCCGATCAGTGTCATTGTTGTTTGA
- the LOC110633790 gene encoding probable beta-D-xylosidase 7, producing the protein MKKLPSLSLISFYHLTSLLFIFVQSARPPFACDPSNKLTKSFPFCRTSLPISERVIDLVSRLRLDEKVLQLADTATAIPRLGIPAYEWWSEALHGVAFLPHVSSRQGIHFKGTITNATNFPQVILTAATFDTHLWYRIGQVAGKEARAIYNTGQATGMTFWSPNINIFRDPRWGRGQETAGEDPLVSGKYAVSFVRGIQGDSYEGGALGEHLQASACCKHFTAYDLDRWKNMQRFIFNAKVTKQDMADTFQPPFKSCVQEGRASGIMCSYNQVNGIPNCADYNLLSKTARGYWGFQGYITSDCDAVAVMHENQTYAKTPEDAAADVLKAGMDVDCGYYLKNYTKSAIEKKKLKESAVDRALHNLFSIRMRLGLFNGDPAKLPYGNICANQVCSQKHQAIALEAARDGIVLLKNSDQLPLSKSKTKSLAVIGPNADNATILLGNYAGPPCRAITPLQGLKDYIKNTKYHKGCNKVACPLAQVRQAVKIAQGADQVVLVMGLDQEQEREETDRINLVLPGKQQKLITSVAQAARKPVVLVLLCGGPVDVSFAKNNKKIGSILWAGYPGQYGGTALAEIIFGDYNPGGRLPMTWYPQEFTKIPMTDMRMRADSSSGYPGRTYRFYEGRKVFEFGYGLSYSNYSYELVSVTPNKIILRSSTHHKTERSNPNGHKLVSELGEELCEKSKFSVVVRVKNQGVMTGKHPVLLFGRQAKVEQGSPMKKLVGFQSIKLNAGESAEIEFKLKPCEHLSRTNEDGLTVMDEGSQYLLVGDRELPINVIV; encoded by the exons ATGAAGAAGCTACCAAGCCTCTCTCTCATATCCTTCTACCACCTTACTTCCCTCCTCTTCATCTTTGTTCAGTCTGCTCGCCCTCCATTTGCTTGTGATCCATCTAATAAATTAACAAAATCATTTCCCTTTTGCAGAACATCACTGCCCATAAGCGAAAGGGTCATAGACCTTGTCTCCAGACTCAGATTGGATGAGAAGGTCTTGCAACTTGCAGACACGGCAACTGCGATTCCCCGGCTCGGGATCCCTGCCTATGAGTGGTGGTCTGAAGCATTACACGGCGTCGCCTTCCTGCCTCATGTAAGCAGCAGGCAAGGTATCCATTTCAAAGGAACCATTACGAATGCCACTAACTTCCCACAAGTCATTCTCACTGCTGCAACATTTGATACCCACCTCTGGTATCGCATTGGTCAA GTGGCTGGAAAAGAAGCGAGAGCTATATATAATACTGGACAAGCTACAGGGatgacattttggtcaccaaacatcAATATATTTAGGGACCCAAGATGGGGAAGAGGGCAAGAGACTGCTGGAGAAGATCCCTTGGTTTCAGGGAAGTATGCAGTGTCATTTGTGAGAGGCATTCAAGGAGACTCTTATGAAGGAGGAGCCCTTGGGGAGCATCTTCAAGCTTCAGCTTGCTGCAAGCATTTTACAGCTTATGACCTGGATCGCTGGAAAAACATGCAAAGGTTTATCTTTAATGCTAAA GTCACAAAACAGGACATGGCTGATACATTTCAACCTCCATTCAAAAGTTGCGTACAAGAAGGAAGAGCCAGTGGGATTATGTGTTCTTATAATCAAGTTAATGGAATCCCAAACTGTGCAGATTACAATCTATTGTCTAAGACAGCCAGAGGATACTGGGGCTTCCAAGG ATACATCACGTCTGACTGCGATGCGGTAGCTGTCATGCATGAAAATCAGACATATGCCAAAACACCAGAAGATGCAGCTGCAGATGTGCTTAAAGCAG GGATGGATGTGGACTGTGGTTATTATCTGAAGAACTACACCAAATCAGCCATAGAaaagaagaaattgaaagaatctGCTGTAGACAGAGCCCTTCACAACCTCTTCTCCATAAGGATGAGGCTTGGATTATTCAATGGCGATCCAGCCAAACTTCCTTATGGCAATATTTGTGCAAACCAAGTTTGTTCCCAAAAGCATCAAGCTATAGCCCTTGAAGCAGCTAGAGATGGCATCGTTTTGCTGAAGAACTCTGATCAGCTGCCTCTTTCAAAATCAAAAACCAAATCTCTTGCAGTTATTGGCCCTAATGCTGATAATGCAACAATACTTCTTGGAAATTATGCAGGTCCACCATGCAGAGCCATTACACCATTGCAAGGATTGAAGGATTACATTAAGAACACCAAGTATCACAAAGGTTGCAACAAAGTTGCTTGTCCTTTGGCTCAAGTTCGCCAAGCAGTAAAAATAGCACAAGGAGCAGACCAAGTTGTGTTAGTTATGGGACTTGATCAAGAACAGGAAAGGGAAGAAACTGATCGCATTAACTTGGTACTACCAGGGAAGCAGCAAAAGCTCATAACTAGTGTTGCACAAGCTGCAAGGAAACCAGTTGTTCTGGTGCTTCTTTGTGGAGGGCCGGTAGATGTATCTTTTGccaaaaataataagaaaattggAAGCATTTTGTGGGCTGGTTATCCAGGTCAATATGGAGGAACGGCACTTGCAGAAATCATCTTTGGTGACTATAACCCAG GTGGGAGATTACCAATGACTTGGTATCCACAagagttcaccaagataccaatgACAGACATGAGGATGCGGGCTGATTCATCTTCTGGCTATCCTGGTCGCACTTATAGATTTTATGAAGGTAGAAAGGTTTTTGAATTTGGTTATGGTCTAAGTTACTCAAACTATTCTTATGAGCTTGTCTCCGTTACACCAAACAAGATCATTTTAAGATCATCAACTCATCATAAGACAGAAAGATCAAATCCTAACGGTCACAAGCTAGTTTCAGAGTTGGGAGAGGAACTCTGTGAAAAGAGCAAGTTTTCCGTTGTTGTAAGAGTTAAAAACCAGGGGGTAATGACAGGCAAGCATCCAGTATTGCTCTTTGGGAGGCAAGCAAAGGTTGAACAAGGGTCGCCTATGAAAAAATTAGTTGGAtttcaaagcatcaaacttaatGCAGGGGAGAGTGCTGAAATTGAATTTAAGCTGAAACCTTGTGAGCACCTTAGCAGAACTAATGAAGATGGCTTGACGGTGATGGATGAAGGGTCTCAATACTTGCTTGTTGGAGACAGAGAGTTACCAATCAATGTAATAGTTTGA
- the LOC110633775 gene encoding probable beta-D-xylosidase 7, with translation MRPQAFSCLTITIFTFLVLRIASTQPPFSCDPSNPSTSSYPFCETTLPITQRARDLVSRLTLDEKISQLVSSAPPVPRLGIPAYEWWSEALHGIANVGRGIHFDGTIRAATSFPQVILTAASFDEYQWYRIGQVIGREARALYNAGQATGMTFWAPNINIFRDPRWGRGQETPGEDPLVTGKYAVSYVRGIQGDSFQGGKLKGHLQASACCKHFTAYDLDNWKGVNRYAFDARVTMQDLEDTYQPPFQSCVQQGKASGIMCAYNKVNGVPSCADFNLLSKTARGEWDFHGYITSDCDAVSIIYDDQGYAKSPEDAVVDVLKAGMDVNCGSYLQKHTKAAVEQKKLPESAIDRALHNLFSVRMRLGLFNGNPTEQPFSNIGPDQVCSQEHQILALEAARNGIVLLKNSARVLPLTKSRTMSLAVIGPNANSAQTLLGNYAGPPCKSITPLQALQNYIKNTIYHPGCDTVQCSSASIDKAVDIAKGVDHVVLIMGLDQTQEREELDRVDLVLPGKQQELITGVAKSAKNPIVLVLLCGGPVDISFAKNDKNIGSILWAGYPGEAGGIALAEIIFGDHNPGGRLPMTWYPQEFVKVPMTDMRMRPDSSSGYPGRTYRFYKGHTVFEFGDGLSYSKYSYELKFVSQNKIFLNKSSTMRIIENSDSVRSILVSELGIEFCKESEFSIRVGVENQGEMAGKHPILLFVRQARHGNGRPRKELIGFKSVILSAGEKAEIEFELSPCEHFSRANEYGLKVMEEGTHFLVVGGDQYPISIII, from the exons ATGAGACCCCAAGCTTTCTCTTGCCTCACCATTACTATCTTCACTTTTCTTGTCCTCCGAATTGCCTCAACTCAGCCTCCATTTTCTTGTGATCCATCAAACCCATCAACAAGCTCCTACCCTTTTTGTGAAACCACATTACCCATCACCCAAAGAGCCAGGGACCTTGTTTCTAGGCTCACATTAGATGAGAAGATTTCCCAACTCGTTAGCTCAGCCCCACCGGTTCCCCGACTCGGTATCCCGGCTTATGAGTGGTGGTCCGAAGCATTACATGGGATCGCCAATGTGGGACGTGGCATTCATTTTGACGGCACCATTCGAGCCGCCACTAGCTTCCCTCAGGTCATTCTTACTGCCGCTTCTTTTGATGAGTATCAGTGGTATCGCATTGGTCAG GTGATTGGAAGAGAAGCAAGAGCATTGTACAATGCAGGTCAAGCTACAGGGATGACATTTTGGGCACCAAACATTAACATATTTAGGGACCCGAGATGGGGGAGAGGGCAAGAGACGCCAGGGGAGGATCCCCTGGTGACAGGGAAATATGCAGTTTCATATGTAAGAGGAATTCAGGGGGATTCTTTTCAGGGAGGAAAGCTTAAAGGACATCTTCAAGCTTCAGCTTGTTGCAAGCATTTTACTGCTTATGATTTAGACAATTGGAAGGGTGTGAACCGCTATGCGTTTGATGCTCGT GTTACCATGCAAGATTTAGAAGACACCTATCAGCCACCATTCCAAAGTTGTGTTCAACAAGGGAAAGCCAGCGGCATCATGTGCGCTTACAATAAAGTTAATGGAGTCCCAAGTTGTGCAGATTTCAATCTCCTCTCCAAAACTGCTAGAGGGGAATGGGATTTTCATGG GTACATTACATCTGACTGTGATGCCGTTTCCATCATCTACGATGATCAAGGATATGCTAAATCACCAGAAGATGCTGTGGTTGATGTACTTAAAGCTG GGATGGATGTCAATTGCGGATCATACTTGCAAAAACACACCAAAGCAGCTGTGGAGCAAAAAAAACTGCCTGAATCTGCAATAGATAGAGCCCTTCACAACCTCTTCTCCGTAAGAATGAGGTTAGGACTTTTCAACGGAAATCCAACAGAGCAGCCTTTCAGCAACATTGGTCCTGACCAGGTCTGCTCCCAGGAGCATCAGATACTGGCCCTTGAAGCTGCTCGCAATGGCATTGTCCTCTTGAAGAACTCTGCAAGAGTTCTCCCACTAACAAAATCTAGGACCATGTCCCTTGCTGTAATTGGCCCTAACGCCAATTCTGCACAAACACTTCTTGGAAACTATGCAGGCCCTCCATGCAAATCTATAACACCATTGCAAGCACTGCAAAACTACATTAAGAACACTATTTATCACCCAGGTTGTGATACAGTTCAATGCTCTTCGGCTTCCATTGACAAGGCAGTCGACATAGCAAAAGGGGTGGATCATGTGGTACTGATAATGGGATTGGATCAAACTCAGGAGAGGGAGGAGCTTGATCGTGTGGACTTGGTGCTGCCAGGGAAGCAGCAAGAGCTCATCACCGGTGTTGCAAAATCTGCAAAGAATCCAATTGTTCTAGTGCTTCTTTGTGGAGGTCCCGTTGATATATCTTTTGCTAAGAATGATAAGAACATTGGAAGCATTTTGTGGGCAGGTTATCCTGGTGAAGCTGGTGGGATAGCACTTGCAGAAATCATTTTTGGTGATCACAATCCAG GAGGGAGATTGCCAATGACCTGGTATCCGCAAGAATTTGTCAAAGTACCAATGACAGATATGAGGATGCGTCCTGATTCCTCTTCAGGCTATCCCGGCCGAACATACAGATTCTACAAAGGACATACTGTTTTTGAGTTTGGTGATGGCCTCAGCTACTCAAAGTACTCCTATGAACTTAAGTTTGTCTCCCAAAACAAAATCTTCTTAAATAAATCTTCAACAATGCGTATAATTGAGAACTCGGACTCAGTTCGTTCCATATTGGTTTCTGAATTGGGCATAGAATTCTGCAAGGAAAGCGAGTTCTCGATTAGAGTTGGAGTGGAGAATCAAGGGGAGATGGCAGGTAAGCATCCGATATTACTATTTGTGAGACAGGCAAGGCATGGAAATGGGAGGCCAAGGAAAGAGTTGATTGGATTCAAAAGTGTGATACTAAGCGCGGGGGAAAAAGCTGAAATTGAATTTGAACTGAGCCCTTGTGAGCACTTCAGTAGAGCTAATGAATATGGTCTGAAGGTGATGGAAGAAGGAACACATTTCTTGGTTGTAGGAGGCGATCAGTATCCAATTTCTATCATAATTTGA